From Calothrix sp. PCC 6303, a single genomic window includes:
- the acsF gene encoding magnesium-protoporphyrin IX monomethyl ester (oxidative) cyclase has protein sequence MVDSLKKPGLEEMRTGTKVPAKETLLTPRFYTTDFDEMAKMDLSVNEDELLAILEEFRVDYNRHHFVRDEQFEQSWDHIDGETRQLFVEFLERSCTAEFSGFLLYKELGRRLKHTSPVLAECFNLMSRDEARHAGFLNKALSDFNMSLDLGFLTKSRSYTFFKPKFIFYATYLSEKIGYWRYITIFDHLNAHPEDRIYPIFRWFDNWCQDENRHGDFFDAVMRSQPQMLNDWKARLWSRFFLLSVFATMYLNDIQRKDFYASLGLDAREYDIHVIKKTNENAGRVFPLMLDVENPEFYQRLDVCVENNKKLSSIAGSNSPKPLKFIQKLPYYVSNGWQLLRMYLMKPINTEAAEGTVR, from the coding sequence ATGGTAGATTCCCTCAAAAAACCAGGCTTGGAAGAAATGCGTACAGGGACGAAAGTTCCTGCCAAGGAAACTCTGCTGACTCCTCGGTTTTATACCACTGACTTTGATGAAATGGCGAAGATGGATCTTTCCGTCAATGAGGATGAGTTGCTAGCCATTCTTGAAGAGTTCCGGGTTGACTATAACCGTCATCACTTTGTTCGAGATGAGCAATTTGAACAATCCTGGGATCATATTGATGGGGAAACTCGCCAGTTATTCGTCGAGTTTTTAGAACGTTCCTGTACAGCTGAGTTTTCGGGCTTTTTGCTGTATAAAGAGTTGGGTCGTCGTTTGAAGCATACGAGTCCTGTTTTGGCTGAGTGCTTTAATTTGATGTCGCGGGATGAAGCGCGTCATGCTGGCTTTTTGAACAAAGCACTATCTGACTTTAATATGTCATTGGATTTGGGCTTTTTAACTAAGAGTCGCAGCTATACGTTCTTTAAACCCAAGTTTATTTTCTATGCGACTTATTTGTCGGAAAAAATTGGTTATTGGCGTTATATCACCATTTTCGACCATTTAAATGCACATCCGGAAGACCGGATTTATCCAATTTTCCGCTGGTTTGATAACTGGTGTCAAGACGAAAACCGTCATGGTGACTTCTTTGATGCGGTTATGCGATCGCAACCTCAAATGCTGAACGATTGGAAAGCACGTCTCTGGAGTCGCTTCTTCCTATTATCGGTGTTTGCAACAATGTATCTCAATGATATTCAGCGTAAAGATTTCTACGCTTCTTTGGGACTTGATGCCAGAGAATATGATATCCATGTCATCAAGAAAACTAACGAAAATGCTGGACGAGTTTTCCCACTGATGTTAGATGTTGAAAACCCTGAGTTTTACCAACGCTTGGATGTTTGTGTGGAAAATAACAAAAAATTGAGCAGCATAGCGGGTTCAAATAGTCCTAAACCGCTCAAATTTATCCAAAAATTGCCTTACTATGTCTCTAATGGTTGGCAATTGCTACGGATGTATTTGATGAAACCAATTAACACGGAAGCTGCTGAAGGTACCGTCCGTTAG
- a CDS encoding type IV pilin-like G/H family protein: MKTELKAKLLQHIFRNKKQDEGFTLIELLVVIIIIGILSAIALPSFLNQANKAKQSEAQTYVGSMNRAQQAYYAENNEFANNADFNKLGLGVNTTTTNYKYVIEDGGAAKDFVSNQAQTVDSKGAINAKSAVKAYVGGVAITTIGTTSKEATTVARLCAGATPPVAEAALVGTQKFASAADVALTSATDVNASCKKLGNYVNASK, translated from the coding sequence ATGAAAACTGAATTGAAAGCAAAATTACTTCAACATATTTTCCGTAATAAGAAGCAAGATGAAGGTTTTACGTTAATTGAGCTATTAGTTGTAATCATCATTATCGGTATTCTTTCAGCTATTGCATTACCTTCTTTCCTAAACCAAGCTAACAAAGCAAAACAGTCTGAAGCTCAAACTTATGTCGGTTCAATGAACCGCGCACAACAAGCTTACTATGCTGAAAACAATGAATTTGCCAACAATGCTGATTTTAACAAATTGGGGCTTGGCGTAAATACCACTACTACAAATTACAAGTATGTTATTGAGGATGGTGGTGCTGCTAAAGACTTCGTAAGTAATCAAGCACAAACTGTTGATTCCAAGGGTGCTATTAATGCAAAAAGTGCTGTCAAAGCTTACGTTGGTGGTGTTGCAATTACAACAATTGGGACAACAAGTAAAGAAGCAACAACTGTAGCAAGATTGTGTGCTGGTGCAACTCCACCAGTTGCAGAGGCAGCTTTAGTTGGTACTCAAAAGTTTGCTTCTGCTGCTGATGTTGCTTTAACCAGCGCTACAGATGTGAATGCATCCTGCAAAAAACTTGGTAACTACGTCAATGCATCAAAGTAA
- a CDS encoding TM2 domain-containing protein produces MANITPSHATKQLLSGYTGIIFGGFGIHKFVLGYSPEGSIMMIVSVLGIFFAYGIPFLIMQLVGLIEGMVYLNKSHEDFVDTYFVKRQGWF; encoded by the coding sequence ATGGCAAATATTACCCCCAGTCACGCAACAAAACAGCTTTTATCTGGATATACCGGAATTATTTTTGGAGGTTTCGGTATTCATAAATTTGTACTTGGATACAGTCCGGAAGGTTCAATCATGATGATTGTATCGGTATTGGGTATTTTTTTCGCCTATGGAATTCCCTTTTTGATTATGCAATTAGTTGGCTTGATTGAGGGAATGGTTTACTTAAATAAATCTCATGAAGACTTTGTTGATACTTACTTTGTGAAACGTCAAGGTTGGTTTTAA
- the egtC gene encoding ergothioneine biosynthesis protein EgtC, protein MCRLLAYIGSPTSLERLLYEPEHSLIVQSYQPQEMLSGVVNADGFGVGWYRQDGEAFSYRNILPIWNDLNLPSLSRYIESENILAYVRSATSGQPLDLSNSQPFRYKNLLFIHNGRVEKFRQSLYRSIRNLLSDEIYTWIKGSTDSEHIFGLFLERLQNHPTKGWEQVLQLVLNEIHDLAETHQTDISANLVISDSKRLLVSRYATKSPAPSLYWLKNHPSFPNSVIIASEPLFAGDWIECPENSIIIVGQDGDIYSEQI, encoded by the coding sequence ATGTGTCGTTTGCTTGCCTATATTGGCTCCCCTACATCTTTAGAAAGGCTTTTGTATGAGCCAGAACATTCGCTGATTGTCCAAAGCTACCAGCCACAGGAAATGCTTTCGGGTGTGGTAAATGCGGATGGTTTTGGCGTGGGTTGGTATCGTCAGGATGGAGAGGCTTTTAGCTATAGAAATATTCTGCCAATTTGGAATGATTTAAATTTGCCAAGTCTTAGTCGCTACATAGAATCTGAGAATATTCTGGCTTATGTTCGTAGTGCAACTTCAGGGCAACCATTAGACTTGAGTAATTCTCAACCTTTTAGATACAAGAACTTACTATTTATTCATAACGGTAGAGTTGAGAAATTTAGACAAAGTTTATACCGTTCAATTCGGAATCTCCTAAGTGATGAAATTTACACTTGGATTAAAGGAAGTACTGATTCAGAGCATATTTTTGGGCTATTTTTAGAACGCTTGCAGAATCATCCTACTAAGGGCTGGGAACAGGTTTTACAGTTAGTTTTGAATGAAATCCATGATTTAGCTGAAACTCATCAAACAGATATTTCAGCGAATTTGGTGATTAGCGATAGTAAGCGCTTATTAGTGTCACGATATGCAACTAAATCTCCTGCACCTTCGCTATATTGGTTAAAAAATCATCCTAGTTTTCCTAACTCGGTAATCATCGCATCGGAACCCCTATTTGCTGGTGATTGGATTGAATGTCCAGAAAATAGTATCATCATCGTTGGGCAAGATGGTGATATTTACAGTGAACAAATATAA
- the egtD gene encoding L-histidine N(alpha)-methyltransferase, with product MGKNQVDLQNNINNKRLQIQRLHKPTTLVTTVGIDVIKGLTQVQKSLPPKYFYDDKGSQLFEKICELPEYYVTRTETAIFQSCASEIANLTGECELIELGSGSSTKTRILLDAYKVNNFSLRYLPIDVSGGILESSANKLLIDYPNLDVHALVGTYESALLELPEKKLFNRMLAFIGSTLGNLTIEECDIFLSQITDALHKGEYFLLGIDLQKPKEILEAAYNDSQGVTAAFNLNILEHLNYLFDGDFNLSEFEHFAFFNEKQSQIEMHLRSLKRQVVNLKKLNITVHFEQNETILTEISRKFNLDEIQNQLRLHDLAPQKIWTDKNEWFGLILCQY from the coding sequence ATGGGGAAAAATCAAGTTGATTTGCAGAACAATATTAATAATAAACGCTTACAAATACAGCGTTTGCACAAACCCACCACATTGGTGACAACTGTGGGAATTGATGTAATCAAGGGGTTAACTCAGGTTCAAAAATCACTTCCGCCAAAATATTTTTATGATGATAAGGGATCACAGTTATTTGAAAAAATTTGTGAGTTGCCAGAGTATTATGTGACGCGGACGGAGACAGCAATTTTCCAAAGTTGTGCCAGTGAAATTGCTAATTTAACTGGTGAATGTGAGTTAATAGAACTCGGTAGTGGTAGCTCAACAAAAACTAGAATTTTATTGGATGCTTATAAAGTAAATAATTTTTCATTGCGCTATCTACCTATTGATGTGAGTGGAGGAATTTTAGAGAGTAGTGCGAACAAATTACTAATAGATTATCCTAATTTGGATGTTCATGCATTAGTAGGGACTTATGAATCAGCACTTTTAGAACTTCCCGAAAAAAAGCTATTTAATCGGATGTTAGCATTTATTGGAAGTACACTGGGTAATTTGACTATTGAAGAATGTGATATATTTTTATCACAAATTACTGATGCTTTGCACAAGGGAGAATATTTTTTATTAGGGATAGATTTGCAAAAACCTAAAGAGATCCTAGAAGCTGCATATAATGATAGTCAAGGTGTGACTGCTGCTTTTAATTTAAATATATTGGAACACTTAAATTATTTATTTGATGGTGATTTTAATTTGAGTGAATTTGAACACTTTGCGTTTTTTAATGAGAAGCAAAGCCAAATTGAGATGCATCTACGCTCTTTGAAACGCCAGGTTGTAAATTTGAAGAAATTAAATATAACTGTGCATTTCGAGCAAAATGAAACAATTTTAACTGAAATATCTAGAAAGTTTAATCTAGATGAGATTCAGAATCAATTGAGATTACATGATTTAGCACCACAAAAAATCTGGACTGACAAGAATGAATGGTTTGGTTTAATACTTTGTCAATATTGA
- a CDS encoding ABC transporter permease, which produces MAATKSTIPRFLQINKNSSLSQKMMVVGLALTLFFIFIAFFAPVFQWVGIIQNPTDSLINPIHEPPSGKYWFGTSRQGYDVFARSLFGAQAALQVVFLATALSMVVGVPLGMLSGYLGGKLDKMFLFIMDSIYTLPGMLLSVTLAFVVGKGILNAALAISIAYIPQYYRVVRNHTVSVKTEVFIEAAQAMGANTWQILSKYLFFNVIQSVPVLFTLNAADAILVLGGLGFLGLGLPDEVPEWGYDLRQALEALPTGIWWTALFPGLAMTLMVVGLSLLGEGLNDFVNPRLRKQIRG; this is translated from the coding sequence ATGGCTGCGACGAAAAGCACAATCCCCAGATTCCTACAAATTAATAAGAATTCCAGCCTTTCCCAGAAAATGATGGTTGTGGGTTTGGCTTTAACTTTATTTTTTATCTTCATTGCTTTTTTTGCCCCGGTATTCCAATGGGTGGGAATAATTCAAAATCCTACAGATTCTTTGATTAATCCAATCCACGAACCACCTTCGGGAAAATATTGGTTTGGTACCAGCCGACAAGGGTATGATGTGTTTGCGCGATCGCTCTTTGGCGCGCAGGCTGCTTTACAGGTTGTTTTCTTGGCTACAGCCCTAAGTATGGTTGTGGGTGTACCGCTGGGAATGTTAAGCGGTTACTTGGGTGGCAAACTCGATAAGATGTTCCTGTTTATCATGGACAGCATCTACACTTTACCTGGTATGTTGCTTTCGGTGACACTGGCTTTCGTTGTGGGTAAGGGAATATTGAATGCTGCCCTTGCTATTAGTATTGCTTACATTCCCCAATATTATCGGGTTGTTCGGAACCATACAGTGAGTGTGAAAACCGAAGTCTTTATTGAAGCCGCCCAAGCGATGGGTGCAAATACTTGGCAAATACTTTCAAAATACCTGTTTTTTAATGTTATTCAAAGTGTTCCTGTACTTTTTACCCTCAACGCTGCCGATGCAATCTTGGTTTTGGGTGGTTTAGGGTTTTTAGGTTTGGGACTTCCTGATGAAGTTCCTGAATGGGGATATGATTTGAGACAAGCTTTGGAAGCTTTACCCACGGGAATTTGGTGGACGGCTTTATTTCCCGGATTAGCGATGACTTTAATGGTGGTGGGTTTATCGCTACTGGGTGAAGGTTTAAACGATTTTGTTAATCCCCGCTTAAGGAAGCAGATTCGGGGTTAA
- a CDS encoding CPBP family intramembrane glutamic endopeptidase has translation MTFKRFVLALLTVIAIFLASDSLLRSWQKPQVQGRLELYQTDIVLQAASWEDEASNSLQTASKAILGAKPLEAAVKQYQDARTSAQDSLTTAKKQLDSANPQPDVKQQQLEKSVDELEKLLGELDLRLGVLQAQQGKVEDAIASWNNLKKNTTIEVGLQDAADVLSGLWSQPPQLLPNAQEFIQAKLDGWFRYTALTKLYQLQQLQDKLVLLQASQQEIAQDAAIKLALIAALPNLAGLFGILLLLFLVIQRLIKGKQSLLSQNSDLTWTTPWDGETILEVFVAGFFLMGQIIVPLSISLLVSFLKIPHSGDIRIEAFYILINYVFLSAGALLVLYFSIKRFLPLPEGWFRLNFGNGKWILWGIGGYCVAVPVVLIVSLLNQKIWQGQGGSNPLLQLALESQDSVALGIFFFTAAIAAPLFEEFLFRGFLLPSLTRYLPVWGAIVLSSLLFAAAHLSLSEIIPLFFLGCILGVVYTRSRNLLASMLLHSLWNSGTLLALFVLGSSSK, from the coding sequence ATGACATTCAAGCGGTTTGTTTTAGCTTTGCTAACGGTGATTGCAATATTCCTGGCTAGTGACTCATTACTTCGCAGTTGGCAAAAACCACAAGTTCAAGGACGTTTGGAACTTTATCAAACTGATATTGTTCTCCAAGCTGCAAGTTGGGAAGATGAAGCAAGTAACAGTTTGCAAACTGCAAGCAAGGCAATTTTAGGGGCAAAACCACTAGAAGCTGCCGTTAAACAGTATCAAGATGCGCGGACATCAGCACAGGATAGCCTGACTACTGCGAAAAAACAACTAGATTCTGCCAATCCTCAACCAGATGTTAAACAGCAACAGTTAGAGAAATCGGTTGATGAATTAGAAAAATTATTGGGAGAACTGGATTTACGCCTAGGGGTTCTACAGGCACAACAGGGTAAAGTGGAAGATGCGATCGCATCTTGGAACAACCTCAAGAAAAATACCACCATCGAAGTAGGTTTACAAGATGCCGCAGATGTGCTGTCTGGACTTTGGAGTCAACCACCACAATTACTCCCAAATGCCCAAGAATTTATTCAAGCTAAATTAGACGGTTGGTTTCGCTATACAGCCTTAACTAAACTGTATCAACTTCAACAACTTCAAGATAAACTTGTCTTACTTCAAGCTTCACAACAAGAAATTGCCCAAGATGCAGCAATTAAACTTGCCCTAATTGCAGCTTTACCAAATCTCGCGGGTTTATTTGGAATTCTGCTGCTACTGTTCCTCGTTATTCAGCGACTAATTAAAGGAAAGCAATCACTTTTATCTCAAAATAGTGATTTAACTTGGACAACACCTTGGGATGGTGAGACAATTCTCGAAGTTTTTGTTGCTGGCTTTTTCTTGATGGGACAAATAATTGTCCCTTTGTCAATTTCTCTGCTTGTGTCTTTCCTGAAAATTCCCCATTCTGGAGACATCCGCATTGAAGCATTTTATATCTTAATTAACTACGTTTTTCTATCTGCTGGTGCATTATTAGTTCTGTATTTCTCCATTAAAAGATTTTTACCATTACCCGAAGGCTGGTTTCGTCTGAATTTCGGTAATGGAAAATGGATATTGTGGGGAATTGGCGGTTACTGTGTAGCAGTCCCCGTTGTATTAATTGTTTCATTGCTGAATCAAAAAATTTGGCAAGGACAAGGTGGTAGTAACCCGCTATTACAACTTGCTTTAGAAAGTCAAGATTCCGTCGCACTGGGTATCTTTTTCTTCACAGCCGCCATTGCAGCACCATTATTTGAAGAATTCCTCTTCCGTGGCTTTTTATTACCTTCCCTCACCCGTTACTTACCTGTGTGGGGTGCCATAGTCCTCAGTAGCTTGCTGTTTGCCGCCGCCCACCTGAGCCTTTCGGAGATTATTCCCTTGTTTTTTCTCGGTTGCATCCTAGGTGTAGTCTACACGCGATCGCGCAATCTCCTCGCCTCAATGTTACTTCATAGCCTTTGGAATAGTGGCACACTCCTCGCTTTATTCGTCCTGGGAAGTAGCAGCAAATAA
- a CDS encoding DUF2996 domain-containing protein, whose translation MAEETNQNQEQDVPEAATAEKKPAAAKKPVGDAEAGAKPAAAKKEKAPTVEDKPFLDFMQQDYLPALQQAIASEGVRDLQLNFAKQKVPVRGMQNADECWQIVGSWQNGNRQFNVYFPDEDIQGKKGFSCNEGRVPSTLESFLIDERKVSLDMLVNRLVWRLNGQKWLGRN comes from the coding sequence ATGGCAGAAGAAACCAATCAAAATCAAGAACAAGATGTGCCTGAAGCTGCAACTGCTGAGAAAAAACCAGCAGCAGCTAAGAAACCAGTAGGTGATGCAGAAGCGGGTGCTAAACCAGCAGCTGCGAAGAAGGAAAAGGCTCCGACTGTCGAAGATAAACCGTTTTTAGACTTTATGCAACAGGATTATCTCCCTGCGTTGCAACAAGCGATCGCTAGTGAGGGTGTGCGGGATTTACAATTGAATTTTGCTAAACAAAAAGTTCCTGTACGGGGAATGCAAAATGCTGATGAGTGCTGGCAAATTGTCGGTAGCTGGCAAAATGGCAACCGTCAGTTTAATGTGTATTTCCCGGATGAGGATATTCAAGGGAAAAAAGGTTTCTCTTGTAATGAAGGCAGGGTTCCTAGCACTCTCGAATCATTTTTGATTGATGAACGCAAGGTTTCACTAGATATGCTGGTGAATCGCTTGGTTTGGCGTTTAAATGGTCAGAAGTGGTTGGGTAGAAATTAG
- a CDS encoding class I SAM-dependent methyltransferase, with translation MAVQTSELLEKIRQQFDSAPYPRIPIEDSPKENISLLYFHSLITPYYQRNQKVIDPKDKVILDAGCGSGFKSLTLALANPGAKVIGVDISEQSVKLAEQRLAYHGIENAEFRVCGVEDLSSLGMSFDYINCDELLYLFPSPAAALKSMGSVLKPEGIIRSNLHCAFQRAYLFRAQELFKTMGLMEDNPREMEIEIATETMKALRDVVLLKARTWDSGYEDEKAEEKMLMNYLFQGDKGYTIRDMFASFKGADLEFVKMLNWHRWNLLDLFKESDNLPAYWAMSLPEVSEEDKLYLFELLHPIHRLIDFWCGHPNQGQSFIPVSEWEDSHWKQAKVYLHPQLKTPNFREELVKSVTAMKPFAIGQFLSLNGEDLILDSSMAHCLIPLLEQPQSMTSLVERWKQIRPLDPITLQQTEDEQAFYLIRQFLSNLEASGYILLEQ, from the coding sequence ATGGCAGTACAAACATCTGAGTTATTAGAAAAAATTCGCCAACAATTTGATAGCGCTCCTTATCCTCGCATTCCTATAGAAGATTCACCAAAAGAGAATATAAGTCTTTTATATTTCCATTCTTTGATTACACCTTACTATCAAAGAAATCAAAAAGTTATAGATCCAAAAGATAAAGTAATTTTAGATGCTGGATGTGGTTCCGGTTTTAAATCCCTAACCCTAGCATTAGCAAACCCAGGTGCAAAAGTAATTGGTGTTGATATATCAGAGCAATCAGTCAAACTAGCCGAACAGCGTCTTGCGTATCATGGAATTGAAAATGCTGAATTTCGCGTATGTGGAGTTGAAGATTTATCAAGCTTAGGCATGTCTTTCGATTACATCAACTGCGATGAACTTTTATATCTTTTTCCTTCACCAGCAGCAGCATTGAAATCAATGGGTTCGGTATTGAAACCTGAAGGAATAATTCGTAGTAACCTTCATTGTGCATTTCAACGCGCTTATTTATTCCGTGCCCAAGAACTATTCAAAACTATGGGCTTGATGGAAGATAATCCCCGTGAAATGGAAATAGAGATTGCAACGGAAACAATGAAAGCTCTACGAGACGTAGTATTGCTCAAAGCGAGAACATGGGATTCCGGCTACGAAGATGAAAAAGCTGAAGAAAAAATGCTAATGAACTATCTATTCCAAGGAGACAAGGGTTATACAATCCGTGATATGTTCGCAAGCTTCAAAGGTGCCGATTTAGAGTTTGTCAAAATGCTCAATTGGCATAGATGGAATTTACTGGATTTATTTAAAGAATCAGATAACTTACCTGCATACTGGGCAATGAGTTTACCTGAAGTATCAGAGGAAGACAAGCTTTATCTATTTGAACTGCTGCACCCAATACATAGATTAATCGATTTTTGGTGTGGTCATCCCAACCAGGGTCAAAGCTTTATACCAGTTTCAGAATGGGAGGATTCCCACTGGAAGCAAGCAAAAGTATATCTTCATCCTCAACTCAAAACACCTAATTTCCGCGAAGAGTTGGTGAAATCTGTGACAGCGATGAAACCATTTGCCATTGGTCAGTTTTTATCTCTAAATGGGGAGGACTTAATTCTCGATAGTTCAATGGCACATTGTCTTATCCCTCTGCTAGAACAACCTCAGTCTATGACATCCCTGGTAGAACGCTGGAAGCAAATTCGACCTCTAGACCCCATAACCTTGCAACAAACAGAAGATGAGCAAGCTTTTTACTTGATTCGTCAATTCTTATCTAATCTGGAAGCTTCTGGTTATATTCTGCTGGAACAATAA
- a CDS encoding ergothioneine biosynthesis protein EgtB, whose amino-acid sequence MVIFTVNKYKLTANLQAINHTNYDNATLLRYNFVKALQECRSQTLELLTQVNEESFCCQVHCDFSPVGWHFGHIAYAESLWLLEGCADENSLFPQYRRLFAADGLPKNQRIKLPSIENTRFYLDAVRERVLDCLEVADVEANARLWWFILQHECQHCETVAFILQLMQRNFQQLESKQFLIGCKLAEEVQFHASIADEMIKIPSGQFVMGSDSIDALDNEKPSHSLYLDSYLIDKYPVTCEQYNLFMAAGGYENPLWWSGTGWEWLQSAKVKAPLYWDAQLVDKNHPVCGVSWYEAEAYAKFLGKRLPTEAEWEKASSWDAEFNCSRIYPWGKTEPMEDFCNCNAAISQTTPIDTYHSGKSPYGMYDALGNVWEWTDSWFTAYPGFKYYPYKGYSQVYFDGQHRVLKGGSWATRSFTLRASFRNWYHPHVRQIFAGFRCAK is encoded by the coding sequence ATGGTGATATTTACAGTGAACAAATATAAGTTAACGGCAAATTTGCAGGCTATTAATCACACTAACTATGATAATGCAACACTCTTGCGATATAACTTCGTGAAAGCATTGCAAGAATGTCGTAGTCAAACATTGGAATTACTGACACAAGTGAATGAGGAGAGTTTTTGCTGTCAAGTTCATTGTGATTTTAGTCCGGTTGGTTGGCATTTTGGACATATTGCCTATGCTGAATCATTATGGTTGCTTGAAGGTTGCGCGGATGAAAATTCATTATTTCCGCAATATCGTCGGTTATTTGCTGCTGATGGTTTGCCCAAAAATCAGCGGATAAAATTACCCAGTATTGAGAATACTCGGTTTTATTTAGATGCTGTAAGAGAGAGGGTTTTAGATTGTTTGGAAGTTGCAGATGTAGAAGCAAATGCCAGATTATGGTGGTTTATACTTCAGCACGAATGTCAACATTGCGAGACGGTTGCATTTATTTTGCAGTTGATGCAGCGAAATTTTCAACAGCTAGAATCAAAACAGTTTTTAATAGGTTGTAAATTAGCTGAGGAAGTGCAGTTTCACGCAAGTATTGCTGACGAAATGATTAAAATTCCATCTGGACAATTTGTCATGGGGAGTGATTCTATTGATGCTTTAGATAATGAAAAGCCTTCCCATTCTCTATATTTGGATAGTTACTTGATTGATAAATATCCAGTAACTTGTGAACAGTATAATTTATTTATGGCAGCAGGTGGTTATGAAAATCCTTTGTGGTGGAGTGGTACAGGATGGGAATGGTTACAATCAGCGAAGGTGAAAGCACCACTTTATTGGGATGCTCAACTAGTTGACAAAAATCATCCCGTGTGTGGAGTAAGCTGGTATGAAGCAGAAGCTTATGCCAAATTTTTGGGTAAGCGTTTACCTACCGAAGCAGAGTGGGAAAAAGCATCAAGTTGGGACGCAGAATTCAACTGTAGTCGAATATATCCATGGGGGAAAACTGAACCTATGGAAGATTTTTGTAATTGTAATGCAGCTATTTCTCAAACCACACCAATTGATACTTATCATAGCGGGAAAAGTCCATATGGCATGTATGATGCATTAGGAAACGTTTGGGAATGGACTGATTCTTGGTTCACTGCTTATCCCGGATTTAAATATTATCCATATAAGGGCTATTCACAGGTATATTTTGATGGACAACATAGAGTTTTGAAGGGTGGTAGCTGGGCAACTCGTAGCTTTACTTTGCGTGCTAGCTTTCGGAATTGGTATCACCCGCATGTGCGACAGATTTTTGCAGGTTTTCGCTGTGCTAAATAA